A stretch of DNA from Telopea speciosissima isolate NSW1024214 ecotype Mountain lineage chromosome 5, Tspe_v1, whole genome shotgun sequence:
GCCCGACCGGACCCTAAGGATggatcagggttggatttttcaggccctaagTCAGAGTCGGATCGGACTAGGCCCAGCTAAGGAGATTCAGGGTTgagctagggttctataaaaccCGGCTCAACCCAGCTCTATTGCAACCTTGTGATAACTATCTTAAGATCCAGCTTCACTATCTTATATtggaaaaaaatacaaaactaaAAATAGTAAATGTAAAGctctaaataaaaaagaaagttgaATTGTTATTGTCACAAGTGTTTGTTAGTCATTGGAATGTTATGAGGCATCTATTCTGCCACTTGGAATAAATGTTGTATTCATTCTGACCATTGGAATTGAGAAAACGTGTCCAGATTAACCATATGTCTAATTTTAGAGTCTAATTCTTTTTGGTGGATAGTTGACTTCTCAAGTATGGTGCACGGGGGCACTTGCAAGGATAAAAATCTACCTCACCCCATGTGTGTAGATGTAGTCTGTGCCACGTGGGCTGCGGTGCAGAGAACATCGCCCCAAATCAATAATACAGTTGGGAATATGAAAGGGGCATGGGACCACCCACACATGACTATGCGACACCCTAAGTCACTAATTAATGTCGGCTTGCTTTCATTGACCGTTTTTCCAACTTTATCGCTTGTCACAGaaacactttttattttttatatttttgggtaAAGTCTGAAACACTAATTACACGAAGATGTTGATACAAACAATACCGACTCAGACCTTTTTAATTCAACTTGGTCCTAAGTTTCTTAAAATATCAATTAAACAATGATGTTGAGTTCCCACTTCCACAAGAAAAATCATTGAAGGGTGGAAAATGAATCAATGAATGAGTTGCTGAGTTTTAGGAagactgaagaagaaaaagtgatAGAAAATGTTCTTCCAGTTCGTGGTGTGGTGGTTACTTCTCCTTGGGAGATCTGCAACTTCACAACAAGAAGAAGGTGTTGATTTCACCTACAATGGATTTCGAGGAGTTAACATGAGCTTGGATGGTTTAGCACAGATTACAGACAATGGTCTCCTGATGGTAGTAAACACCACTAATCAAGAGGTGGGTCATGCTTTCTACCCTCATCCCCTTCACTTCAGAAATTCATCTACCGGTGATGCTTTATCCTTCTCTACTACTTTTGTATTTGCCTTATGGAAATCAACAAGATTTGGTGGCCCTGCAATGGCGTTCGTGATTTCACCCTCAAAAGAATTCCCAGGTGCTTTGCCAGGCAATTATGTTGGTCTCTTCAACACCACCAACATCGGCAATTCATCCAACCATCTCATCGCAATCGAGCTGGATTGCCTCAAAAACACAGAGTTCAATGACATTGATGGAAACCATGTTGGTATCGATATCAATGACTTGAAATCTCTTCAATCTGCACCTGCATCTTACTTTAGTGATAAAGAGAACGGGTATGTGAACCTAACCCTCACGAGTGGACAGCCCTTGCAACTCTGGGTGGATTATTCTGGTGCAGAGAAGCAACTCAATGTGACTTTAGCTCCTATTAACATCCCTAGACCAACAATCCCACTTTTCTCCTTGAAAATTGATCTTTCTCAGATCATTTTGGATCCCATGTATGTGGGCTTCTCCTCAGCTACATACGCCTTGCCAGTATCCCATTATGTTTTGGGATGGAGTTTTAAATTGAATGGTGGAGAAGCAAGAGAAATCAATCTCTCCCAACTTCCTAAGCTTCCTCATCAAAAAGGACATAAAACGAGATCTAGGCTTATTATTGTTGCATTTTCTGTGATTGGTGCTACTTTAGTGTttgtctccatcttcttcctcatcctaTTTATAGTGAAAAGGAAGAACAAGTTTGCCGAAGTGCTCGAAGATTGGGAACTCGATTATGAACCTCACAGGTTCAAATATAAAGATCTATACATCGCCACCAAAGGGTTCAAGGACAAGGAGCTTCTTGGAACTGGTGGATTTGGTAGAGTCTACAAAGGTGTATTGCCCACAACCAAGACAGAGGTTGCAGTGAAGCGAGTCTCCCACACATCAAAACAAGGGGAGAGAGAATTCATTGCTGAGATCGTCAGCATCGGTAAATTGAGGCATCGGAGCATAGTGACACTGTTGGGCTATTGCCGTCGCAAGGGAGAGCTCCTACTAGTCTACGATTTCATGCCCAATGGGAGTCTTGACAAATTCATTTTTGATCAAACAACAACAAAGACACTGAGTTGGTGTCAAAGATTTCGAATCATCAAAAACGTTGCAGCGGCGTTGTTTTATTTGCACGAAGAATGGGAACAAGTTGTGGTTCATAGAGATGTAAAGTCCAGTAATGTCTTATTAGACAAGGATCTCAACGGAAGATTAGGAGACTTTGGACTTGCAAGATTATATGATCATGGAACTGACCCTCAAACAACCCATGTAGTAGGAACACTTGGTTATCTTGCACCTGAATTTTGTAGAACTGGGAAAACAAATCCAAGTGTGGATGTGTTTGCATTTGGGGCTTTTTTGCTTGAAGTTGCTTGTGGTAGGAAACCCATAGAAACAGAAGCATCTGAAGAGTGTATAGTGCTGGTGGATTGGGTGATCTCGTGTTGGAgtaagggcaccattcttgaaGCTGTTGATCCCAAATTGAGGATGAATTATGAAGTGGAAGAAATGGAGTTGGTGTTAAAACTTGGATTGCTTTGCTCTCACCCCATTCCAACTGAAAGGCCACATATGAGACAAGTCCTGCGCTATTTGGATGGGGAGGTTTCTCTGCCAGAGCTGACGCCGATTGGTCTAAGAACAGCCATTGATGGCACATCTTTTGGTCTTTCAAAAGGTTTTTCTGATGTCTCTGGTTGGAGTTATCTTAGGAGCGGTTATCATCGGTTGCAGAATCTGTCTCTCTAAAGGTCTATGACTCCAACCCGGCAATGAAGTATAGCAATCCAAGTGAGCCTTTCATTCTTTCATAGATTCTCTTAGTTTTTATTGATAGGTAATCCACTGTATAACTAAGTTTGTTGCATTAACTATTGTGTTTTGAGTGTAAAATCTTGTAACATTGATCTGTAATATTTGAAATCCCCTGTTAATGCTCTATTGCCAGGGGAAAAAAATCTTTGGATGGTAATTAATAGACAATTTAATTCTTTGTAATTCGTATAAATTGCAGAATTTAAGAATTTTCAACACCTATAAATGGATATTTTTAAACAAACCGATATGAATCCAAAGATAggcctttcttcttcctctgttacGGACCCATACCTACCCATCCTTAGCCCTTCCTCAGTTCCAAAAACCATCTTTACCCATCTTCAACAGAAGTCTTCTTGTGGG
This window harbors:
- the LOC122661399 gene encoding L-type lectin-domain containing receptor kinase IV.1-like, with amino-acid sequence MSLDGLAQITNNGILMLANTTNQQVGHAFYPHPLHFRNSSTGDALSFSTTFVFALWKSTRFGGPAMAFVISPSKEFPGALPGNYVGLFNTTNIGNSSNHLIAIELDCLKNTEFNDIDGNHVGIDINDLKSLQSAPASYFSDKENGYVNLTLTSGQPLQLWVDYSGAEKQLNVTLAPINIPRPTIPLFSLKIDLSQIILDPMYVGFSSATYALPVSHYVLGWSFKLNGGEAREINLSQLPKLPHQKGHKTRSRLIIVAFSVIGATLVFVSIFFLILFIVKRKNKFAEVLEDWELDYEPHRFKYKDLYIATKGFKDKELLGTGGFGRVYKGVLPTTKTEVAVKRVSHTSKQGEREFIAEIVSIGKLRHRSIVTLLGYCRRKGELLLVYDFMPNGSLDKFIFDQTTTKTLSWCQRFRIIKNVAAALFYLHEEWEQVVVHRDVKSSNVLLDKDLNGRLGDFGLARLYDHGTDPQTTHVVGTLGYLAPEFCRTGKTNPSVDVFAFGAFLLEVACGRKPIETEASEECIVLVDWVISCWSKGTILEAVDPKLRMNYEVEEMELVLKLGLLCSHPIPTERPHMRQVLRYLDGEVSLPELTPIGLRTAIDGTSFGLSKGFSDVSGWSYLRSGYHRLQNLSL